From Acidimicrobiales bacterium:
CGCCGACGCCGGGCCCGCTGCACCCGCGACCGATGGAGCCCCGAGTTCCCCGAGCGCTCCGACGGCCCCGGCTGCGCCTGCGGCCGTGGCGGCTCCCGCCCGGCCTTCGGCGCCAGGTGAGGCTGCCGCGGCGCCGGCCGAAGGTCCCTCGGGCGGCGCGGCGCGGCCCGCTCCGCCCCAGCCCCAGCCCCAGGCCCCGCCGCGACCGCCGACCTCGCCCGAGGCGGACGGTGAGGAAGCGCCGCCCATGCCCATCCGCGGTGCCGCGGCTCGCATCGTCTCCAACATGGAGGCCAGCCTCGGCGTGCCGACGGCCACCAGCGTGCGCCAGGTGCCGGCCAAGTTGCTCGAGGTCAACCGCACCATCCTGAACAACCACCTGTTGCGCACCAGCGGCGGCAAGGTGAGCTTCACCCACCTGATCGGCTTCGCCGTGGTCCGGGCCCTGGAGTCGGTCCCGGCCATGAACGCCAGCTTCGTGGCTGACGTCGACGGCAAAGGTACGCCCGGTGTCGTGCGTCACCCCCACGTCGGCCTCGGGTTGGCCGTGGACGTGGCGCGGTCGGACGGGTCGCGGACTCTCCTCGTGCCCTGCATCAAGGCCGCCGACACGTTGGACTTTCGCAGCTTTCTGGTCGCGTACGAGGATCTGATCCGCAAGGTGCGGACGAACAAGATCAGCGTCGACGACTTCGCAGGCACGACGGTCAGCCTGACCAACCCGGGGACGGTCGGCACGGCGATGTCGGTGCCGAGACTGATGGCCGGCCAGGGGCTGATCGTGGGCGTCGGCTCTCTCAACTACCCCGTCGAGTACGAGGCCGCCGATCCTCGCATGCTGGCCCAGCTGGGTGTGAGCAAGGTCATCACCCTGACCTCGACCTACGACCACCGCATCATCCAGGGGGCCGAGTCGGGGACGTACCTGTCGAGGATCCACCAGCTGCTCCTCGGCGAGGACGGCTTCTACCATGACGTGTTCCGGTCGATGGGCGTGCCCTACGAGCCCGTCGAGTGGCGGCCCGACGTCAACCCTGTCGATCAGGAGCGCGGCCATCTCGTCAAGCAGATGCACGTGCAGACCCTTATCAACATGTACCGGGTCAGGGGCCACTTGATCGCCGACCTCGATCCGCTGGAGGCCCGTCCGCCGAGGATGCACGCGGAGCTCGATCCCGCGACCTACGGCCTGACCCTGTGGGACCTCGACCGCGAGTTCCTCACCGACGGTCTGGCCGGGCGGGACATGCTCACGCTGGGCGAGACCCTCGGCATTCTGCGCGACGCCTACTGCCGGACCGCCGGCGTCGAGTACATGCACATCCAGGAGCCCGACCAGAAGCGTTGGATCCAGGACCACGTCGAGGGCGTCCCGACCAGGCTCAGCCAGGACGAGCAGCGTCACCTCCTCGGCCGGCTGAACGCCGCCGAGGCGTTCGAGCGCTTCCTGCACAGCAAGTACATCGGCCAGAAGCGGTTCGGTCTCGAAGGAGCCGAGTCGGCCATACCGCTGTTGGACGCGGTACTCGACGAGGCGGCCAAGGCGGGGGTGACCGAGGCCTTCATGGGCATGGCCCACCGGGGCCGTCTCAACGTGCTGGCCAACATCGTGGGCAAGTCCTACGGAGAGATCTTCCGCGAGTTCGAAGGCGACATCGACCCGGAGTCGGTGCAGGGATCCGGCGACGTCAAGTACCACAGGGGCGCCTCCGGAAAGTTCGTCGGTCTCTCGGGCGCCGAGCTGCCCGTCACCCTGGCGTCGAATCCCTCCCACCTCGAGGCCGTGGACCCGGTCGTCGAAGGGATGGCGCGGGCCCGCCAGGACCTGTCGGACGAGCCGGCCACGTTTCCCGTGCTGTCGCTCCTGGTCCACGGGGACGCCGCCTTCGCCGGACAGGGCGTGGTGGCCGAGACCCTCAACCTGTCCAATCTGCGCGGCTACCGGACCGGCGGGACCGTCCACCTGGTGATCAACAACCAGCTGGGCTTCACGACCGCACCCGAGGCCGGGCGCTCGAGCCTCTACGCCACCGACGTGGCCAAGATGGTCCAGGCGCCGATCTTCCACGTGAACGGCGACGACCCCGAGGCCTGCGTGCGGGTGGGGAGGCTGGCCTTCGCGTTCCGCCAGGAGTTCCGCAAGGACGTCGTCATCGACATGGTTTGCTACCGGCGGTTCGGCCACAACGAAGGAGACGAGCCGAGCTACACCCAGCCCCAGATGTACGAGCGGATCGAGAGCAAGCGGTCCGTGCGCAAGCTCTACACCGAGGCCCTGGTGAAGCGGGGAGACATCACCCTGGAGGACGCCGAGCGCGCCCTGGACGACTTCTCGGCCCGCCTCGAGGCCGCTCTCGACCAGACGCGCTCGTCAGCCCCACCGCGGCCCACCACGCTGCCCGAGGTGAAGGCGCCCCCGGCCCCGGTGGCGCCGATCGGTACGGCCGTGGAGCGGGCCGTGCTCGATCGCATCGCCGACCGGTTGCACCACCCGCCCGAGGGCCTCAGCGTCCATCCCAAGCTCGCCCGCCAGTTGGAGTCCAGGGCGAGCGTCTACGCCGGGGGAGAGGTGGACTGGTCGCTGGCCGAGGCCCTGGCCTTCGGGTCGATGCTGTTGGAGGGCACCGACGTCCGCCTCACCGGTCAGGACACCCGGCGGGGGACCTTCAGCCAGCGCCACGCCGTGCTCGTCGATTACCACAGCGGCACCGAGTACCTGCCGCTCGTCGCCCTGGCCGCCGAGGGTGGAAACGGTAGCCGGGGCCGCTTCTTCGTCTACGACTCATCGCTGTCGGAGTACGCCGCCCTCGGCTTCGAGTACGGCTACTCGGTGGTCCACGGCGACGCCCTGGTCGCCTGGGAAGCACAGTTCGGCGACTTCATCAACGAAGCCCAGGTCGTGGTGGACGAGTTCATCATGGCGGCCCAGGACAAGTGGGGCCAGAGCTCGTCGCTGGTGCTGCTGCTTCCACACGGCTACGAGGGACAGGGTCCCGATCACTCCTCGGCGCGGATGGAGCGCTTCCTGACTTTGGCGGCCGAGGACAACTCCTGTCTCGTGAACCTCACGACCGCAGGCCAGTACTTCCACCTGCTGCGGTCCCAGGTGCACCGCGAGATGCGCCGGCCGCTGGTGATCTTCACGCCCAAGTCGTTGCTGCGGTCGAAGGCGGCCCGCACGGCGATCGAGGACCTGACCGACGGACACTTCCGGGCCGTGCTCGACGACCCCGCGACCGGAGAGGCCGGCGCCCGCGTGGATCCCGGCACGGTCGAGCGGGTCGTGCTCTGCACCGGCAAGGTCGCCTACGACGCCATGGCCGCCCGAGACGCCCGGCTCGAGCAGGGCGAGGCGCCGGTCAGCGCGGTGGTCCGGGTGGAGCAGCTGTACCCGTGGCCCGAGGACGGTATCGCCACGTTGCTGGCCCGCTACGAGAAAGCCAGCGAGGTGGTGTGGCTCCAGGAGGAGCCGGAGAACATGGGCGCCTGGGCCTTCGTGCACGGACGGCTCCACCGCCTGCTTCGCAACGACTTCACGCTCCGCCACGTGAGCCGGATCGAGGCGGGGAGCCCGGCCACCGGCAGCACGGCCATGCACCAGCTGGAGGCGAAGGACCTGCTGGCCCGCGCCCTGCAGCCGTTCGACTGAGCGGTTACCCGAGCGCGAACCCCACGACCGTTTCGAGCTCGGCGATGGCGCGAGCGGGGTCGTCCACCTTGATCGTCGTCATGCCGAGGGCCCGGGCCGACTTCAGGTTGACACCGAGATCATCGAGGAACACGGACTCACTGGGCGCCACGCCGAGCTCGGCGCAGGCCAGCTCGTAGAAGCGAGGGTCGGGCTTGCGAACACCGATCCGACTCGACTCGACGATCACGTCGAACAGCTCGCGGATCTCGGTCATCGCCGGATCGCCGTCCGGAAGGGTGAAGTTGTTCGTGAGCGCCGCGGTCCGCAGCCGTTCCTGGCAGCGGCGCACGGCGGTCACCATCGCCGGGCGGATCTCACCGGCCAGGAGTCGCATCACGGCGGCGGCGTCGAGCTGGTGACCAGCGCTGCGGGCCTCGGCCTCGAAGAGCCGGCAGAACTCCTCGAAGCTCACGGCGTTGCGCTCGAGGCGGGCCCAGGCGTTGTCGTCGGAGTTGGTCGCGTTCAGCGAGCGGATGAAGCCGTCCGGCAGCCCGTGGGCCCGCTCGTAGTCGGTGAAGGCCTCGAACGGGCTGGTCAGGATCACCCCGCCGAGGTCGAACAGGACGGCCTTCAGCTCGGTCATTCGCCCAATCGTAGGGAGGCGGCCAGGCCCGGAAGGGCCCCTGGCCCCGCTCGCTCCCAGCCCGATCGCCCACAGGGTCGCCGCCGGATGGTTGACTACAGGAAATGGCATATCGGCGCGTCGTTGTGGACGGGTCCAACATCGCCACCGAGGGTCGCTCCGTTCCGAGCCTGGCCCAGCTTGACGAGGCGGTCCGGGAGTTTCAGCGCGAGTTCCCGGACGCCGAGGTGACCGTGGTGGTCGACGCCTCGTTCGGGCACCGGATCGACGAGTCGGAGCGCCCGGCGTTCGACGAGGCCGAGGCGCACGGCGAGATCGTGTCTCCTCCCGCTGGCGCCATCGGCAGGGGCGACGCATTCCTCCTCCGCATCGCCGAGAAGACCGGCGCGACCGTGCTGTCCAATGACTCGTTCCAGGAGTTCCACGGCGAGCACGACTGGCTGTTCTCCCAGTCGCGCCTGGTCGGAGGCAAGCCGGTGCCCAGCGTGGGCTGGATCTTCACCGCTCGCACACCGGTCAGGGGTCCGCGCAGTCGAGTGGCGACACAGGACGCCAAGCGCACCCGGGTGCGGGTCGGCTCCAAGGAGGCGTCGAAGCCGATGCCGGTGCCCGCAGTGCCGCCGCCCGGCAGAGGCCGGCGGGACGGAGGGCCGAAGGAGCCCGAGGACGGCGCCGGGGCGGTCAGGGACGCCACGCCTCCCGCCGACCCAAAGGTTCGCCAGGCCATCGCCGCCGCCACCGAGGAGGTCGTGTCGCCCCAGACATCCTCGGGCGGTCGTCGTCGCCGGCGAGGATCCGGGCCCCCACCCCAGGCGGTCAACGATCCTCTGACGTTCATCAGGTTCATCGCCGAGCACCCCCTGGGCCAGCTGGTCGAGGGCGAGGTGGAGAGCTTCACGTCGCACGGCGCCTTCGTGCGGGTCCAGAATGCGCAGGCCTACGTGCCGGTCTCCGGTCTCGGCGACCCGCCTCCCCGCAGCGCCCGGCGGGCCCTGCGGCGGG
This genomic window contains:
- a CDS encoding multifunctional oxoglutarate decarboxylase/oxoglutarate dehydrogenase thiamine pyrophosphate-binding subunit/dihydrolipoyllysine-residue succinyltransferase subunit, translating into MPEQRTDESFGSFGPNAWLVEDMYEQYRRDPSSVSESWQEFFADYRRDDGAASVADAGPAAPATDGAPSSPSAPTAPAAPAAVAAPARPSAPGEAAAAPAEGPSGGAARPAPPQPQPQAPPRPPTSPEADGEEAPPMPIRGAAARIVSNMEASLGVPTATSVRQVPAKLLEVNRTILNNHLLRTSGGKVSFTHLIGFAVVRALESVPAMNASFVADVDGKGTPGVVRHPHVGLGLAVDVARSDGSRTLLVPCIKAADTLDFRSFLVAYEDLIRKVRTNKISVDDFAGTTVSLTNPGTVGTAMSVPRLMAGQGLIVGVGSLNYPVEYEAADPRMLAQLGVSKVITLTSTYDHRIIQGAESGTYLSRIHQLLLGEDGFYHDVFRSMGVPYEPVEWRPDVNPVDQERGHLVKQMHVQTLINMYRVRGHLIADLDPLEARPPRMHAELDPATYGLTLWDLDREFLTDGLAGRDMLTLGETLGILRDAYCRTAGVEYMHIQEPDQKRWIQDHVEGVPTRLSQDEQRHLLGRLNAAEAFERFLHSKYIGQKRFGLEGAESAIPLLDAVLDEAAKAGVTEAFMGMAHRGRLNVLANIVGKSYGEIFREFEGDIDPESVQGSGDVKYHRGASGKFVGLSGAELPVTLASNPSHLEAVDPVVEGMARARQDLSDEPATFPVLSLLVHGDAAFAGQGVVAETLNLSNLRGYRTGGTVHLVINNQLGFTTAPEAGRSSLYATDVAKMVQAPIFHVNGDDPEACVRVGRLAFAFRQEFRKDVVIDMVCYRRFGHNEGDEPSYTQPQMYERIESKRSVRKLYTEALVKRGDITLEDAERALDDFSARLEAALDQTRSSAPPRPTTLPEVKAPPAPVAPIGTAVERAVLDRIADRLHHPPEGLSVHPKLARQLESRASVYAGGEVDWSLAEALAFGSMLLEGTDVRLTGQDTRRGTFSQRHAVLVDYHSGTEYLPLVALAAEGGNGSRGRFFVYDSSLSEYAALGFEYGYSVVHGDALVAWEAQFGDFINEAQVVVDEFIMAAQDKWGQSSSLVLLLPHGYEGQGPDHSSARMERFLTLAAEDNSCLVNLTTAGQYFHLLRSQVHREMRRPLVIFTPKSLLRSKAARTAIEDLTDGHFRAVLDDPATGEAGARVDPGTVERVVLCTGKVAYDAMAARDARLEQGEAPVSAVVRVEQLYPWPEDGIATLLARYEKASEVVWLQEEPENMGAWAFVHGRLHRLLRNDFTLRHVSRIEAGSPATGSTAMHQLEAKDLLARALQPFD
- a CDS encoding HAD-IA family hydrolase, whose translation is MTELKAVLFDLGGVILTSPFEAFTDYERAHGLPDGFIRSLNATNSDDNAWARLERNAVSFEEFCRLFEAEARSAGHQLDAAAVMRLLAGEIRPAMVTAVRRCQERLRTAALTNNFTLPDGDPAMTEIRELFDVIVESSRIGVRKPDPRFYELACAELGVAPSESVFLDDLGVNLKSARALGMTTIKVDDPARAIAELETVVGFALG
- a CDS encoding S1 RNA-binding domain-containing protein; this translates as MAYRRVVVDGSNIATEGRSVPSLAQLDEAVREFQREFPDAEVTVVVDASFGHRIDESERPAFDEAEAHGEIVSPPAGAIGRGDAFLLRIAEKTGATVLSNDSFQEFHGEHDWLFSQSRLVGGKPVPSVGWIFTARTPVRGPRSRVATQDAKRTRVRVGSKEASKPMPVPAVPPPGRGRRDGGPKEPEDGAGAVRDATPPADPKVRQAIAAATEEVVSPQTSSGGRRRRRGSGPPPQAVNDPLTFIRFIAEHPLGQLVEGEVESFTSHGAFVRVQNAQAYVPVSGLGDPPPRSARRALRRGERRPFVLQALDPQRRGVELALPEFAHVAGSPSEETVEAEISEATGTDEVVPDAERGAARKRVQKATAPEKASEKAKDGKGRRRAGKGDGPAQQAKAATTKKAKAGAAKKAKAGAAKKAKAAPAKAAAKTAAKAGKTTKPSKATKAPVTKSPVTKSPASKSPVAKTQVTKTRVSKAPATKAKATKKTAEKATKKATKDASAGATAGAEAKAPVRTATARASEGRAKK